The proteins below are encoded in one region of Ferruginibacter lapsinanis:
- a CDS encoding alpha/beta hydrolase: protein MFVKRISLLSLLIWASFFCFAQKDSCEFILIDTISKGGADYYLASNSNGWNPKDDQYKFKKDVDGTNHLICYFDKGTTLEFKFTKGSWDDVESDKMGADIDNRRLKTDTAKFTIHYVAGWKSGGKLHTASVNVSIIDTAFYIPQLNTTRRITIYLPENYSLGHKRYPVMYMQDGQNVFDDYTSGYGEWGVDECLDTLIRKGQLPCIVVAIDNGPKRINEYTPYTTERFGKGEGDLYVDFLTQTLKPFIDKHYRTLPTRENTIIAGSSLGALIAYYAMLQHPDVYGKAGIFSPAFWVATPSINNLTDSVGSKVSGKLFFYMGEQEGGDDLKLMNDIKDDLATRSSAMIYSVIDREGKHNEKAWRKWFAEFYKWIMADGFNIILKPEE from the coding sequence ATGTTTGTAAAACGCATATCATTACTAAGCTTGCTCATTTGGGCAAGCTTTTTTTGTTTTGCTCAAAAAGATAGCTGCGAATTTATTCTGATAGATACGATCAGTAAAGGAGGGGCAGATTATTATTTAGCTTCGAATAGTAACGGATGGAATCCGAAAGACGACCAATATAAATTTAAGAAAGATGTTGACGGAACAAACCACCTGATTTGTTATTTTGATAAAGGAACCACTCTGGAATTTAAATTTACTAAAGGAAGCTGGGATGATGTGGAATCAGATAAAATGGGAGCTGATATAGATAACCGACGGTTGAAAACTGACACAGCAAAATTTACCATTCATTATGTAGCAGGCTGGAAATCGGGAGGCAAGTTGCATACTGCTTCAGTGAATGTATCAATCATTGATACAGCCTTTTATATTCCTCAGTTAAATACTACAAGAAGAATAACTATTTATTTGCCGGAAAATTATTCATTGGGGCATAAACGTTATCCGGTAATGTATATGCAGGATGGGCAAAATGTTTTTGATGACTACACCTCAGGATATGGAGAGTGGGGAGTAGATGAATGCCTGGATACATTGATACGTAAAGGGCAGCTGCCTTGTATTGTGGTAGCAATTGATAATGGTCCCAAACGTATCAACGAGTATACGCCTTACACAACAGAACGATTTGGGAAAGGTGAAGGGGATCTATATGTTGATTTTTTGACACAAACGTTAAAACCTTTTATTGATAAGCATTACAGGACTTTGCCCACCAGGGAAAATACAATTATAGCCGGAAGCAGTTTAGGGGCCCTAATCGCTTATTATGCCATGTTACAACATCCTGATGTTTATGGTAAAGCAGGGATTTTTTCTCCTGCATTTTGGGTGGCAACTCCATCGATAAATAATTTAACAGATTCAGTTGGCAGCAAGGTTTCAGGGAAATTATTTTTTTATATGGGAGAACAGGAAGGAGGAGATGATCTGAAACTAATGAATGATATTAAAGACGATCTGGCAACAAGGTCCTCAGCTATGATCTATTCTGTAATTGATAGAGAAGGCAAGCACAATGAAAAAGCATGGCGGAAATGGTTTGCCGAATTTTATAAATGGATAATGGCTGATGGCTTTAATATTATATTGAAGCCCGAAGAATAG
- a CDS encoding ribonuclease Z — protein sequence MLALTILGNNSAVPAFDRHPTAQVLHTQDEGYLIDCGEGTQIQMSKYKIRRNKISHIFISHLHGDHYFGLIGLLSSMNLAGRTQDLHLYAPAALEEIIHLQLKVANVNFAFPFYFHPILQEGEIMNTNKISVSCFPVQHRIECWGFLFKEKRNPRKIDADRVQSYEIPNSYYDKLQQGHDYVTKQGTIIPNNEVTIAAPAAKSYAYCADTKFDETLIDKIKGVDLLYHESTYLQAHEDKANMYFHSTTRQAATIAKKAKVSKLLIGHFSSKYEKLDEFLLEAKAVFDDTELALEGISYKL from the coding sequence TTGTTAGCACTTACCATACTTGGCAATAATTCAGCAGTTCCGGCTTTTGACAGACACCCTACTGCCCAGGTGTTACACACTCAAGATGAAGGGTATCTGATCGATTGCGGCGAAGGCACTCAAATTCAAATGTCTAAATACAAGATCCGCCGCAACAAAATAAGCCACATTTTCATATCGCATTTGCATGGCGATCATTATTTTGGCTTGATTGGTTTGTTAAGTAGTATGAATCTTGCCGGGCGTACGCAAGATCTTCATTTGTATGCCCCGGCGGCATTAGAAGAGATCATTCACCTACAATTAAAAGTAGCTAATGTAAATTTCGCTTTCCCATTTTATTTCCACCCTATTTTGCAGGAGGGTGAGATAATGAATACAAACAAAATATCTGTCAGTTGCTTCCCCGTTCAACATAGAATTGAATGCTGGGGATTTTTATTTAAGGAAAAAAGAAACCCAAGAAAAATTGATGCCGACAGAGTACAATCATACGAGATACCTAACAGCTATTATGACAAACTTCAGCAAGGGCATGATTATGTTACAAAGCAAGGAACGATCATTCCTAACAATGAAGTAACGATTGCGGCTCCGGCAGCAAAAAGTTATGCGTATTGTGCCGATACAAAATTTGATGAAACACTAATTGACAAAATAAAAGGGGTAGATCTTTTATACCATGAGTCTACCTACTTACAGGCACATGAGGATAAAGCAAATATGTACTTTCACAGTACTACCAGGCAAGCTGCTACTATAGCAAAAAAGGCTAAAGTATCTAAATTACTGATTGGGCATTTTTCTTCTAAATATGAAAAGCTGGATGAGTTTTTACTTGAAGCCAAGGCTGTTTTTGATGATACCGAACTGGCATTGGAGGGGATCAGCTATAAATTATAA
- a CDS encoding STAS domain-containing protein — MNVKIDTKERFTVITPLETNISANMTEELSNLLLPYLQKDIPHVVLNMNEVEVLDEAAGEKIATIQQQFYENNCSLVICQLQPNVETTLDDQQLLEVMNVTPTESEAWDILQMEEIERELFKDE, encoded by the coding sequence ATGAATGTCAAAATAGATACCAAAGAAAGATTTACTGTTATTACGCCGCTCGAAACGAATATCTCTGCTAATATGACAGAAGAACTTAGCAATTTGTTGCTTCCTTATCTCCAAAAAGACATACCTCATGTTGTATTGAATATGAATGAAGTAGAAGTGCTGGATGAAGCAGCAGGTGAAAAGATTGCCACTATTCAACAACAATTTTATGAAAACAATTGCTCATTGGTGATCTGCCAATTACAGCCAAATGTGGAAACGACCCTGGATGACCAGCAATTACTGGAGGTAATGAATGTTACTCCAACTGAAAGCGAGGCCTGGGATATTTTACAAATGGAGGAAATAGAAAGAGAATTATTTAAAGACGAATAA
- a CDS encoding ATP-dependent Clp protease ATP-binding subunit has protein sequence MDNNFSAQVKEIISYSREEALRLGNDFIGTEHLVLGLIRDGENTAIKILKSLNVDLYELRKEIEVAVKDKTGKNIANINSLPLTKQAEKVIRITVLEAKAHKSAMVESEHLMLSILKNKENIATQILNQFDVDYDIFKNELGFVTSNPPAAEFSEENEDDFDEERKQYGQQQRAQKGGAPNQPKTKTPVLDNFGRDITRLAENNALDPIVGRENEIERVSQILSRRKKNNPILIGEPGVGKTAIVEGLALRIVQRKVSRVLFDKRVVSLDLAALVAGTKYRGQFEERMKAIMNELEKNRDVILFIDEIHTIVGAGGASGSLDASNIFKPALARGELQCIGASTLDEYRMHIEKDGALDRRFQKVIVDQPSVEETIQILANIKSKYEDYHNVTYSEQAIDACVKLSERYMTDRLLPDKAIDVMDEVGARKHIKNINVPEDVIELEKKIEDIKLEKNKVVKSQRFEEAASLRDSEKRLQEELEKAKADWEEESKHKRYPIEEEDIAEVISMMTGIPVKRMVQAETDKLRRMGDDLKGAVIGQEDAISKVVKAIQRNRVGLKDPKKPVGTFIFLGPTGVGKTELARALSRQMFDNEDSLIRIDMSEYMEKFTVSRLIGAPPGYVGYEEGGQLTERVRRKPYSVILLDEIEKAHPDIYNILLQVLDDGQLTDGLGRKIDFKNTLIIMTSNIGVRQLKDFGEGVGFATASRIQNADENNKAVIEKALKRTFSPEFLNRIDDVIIFNSLTKENIFDIIDILMKGVMKRLVNLGFSMELTLEAKEFIADKGYDSQFGARPLHRAIQKYLEDPLAEEILNMQVKEGDTLIADLDKEKEKIIFTLKNSGEKKKEAKSSEA, from the coding sequence ATGGACAACAATTTTTCAGCACAAGTAAAAGAAATCATTTCCTACAGCAGGGAAGAAGCGTTAAGATTAGGTAATGATTTTATCGGCACAGAGCATTTAGTATTGGGTTTGATACGAGATGGTGAGAATACTGCCATTAAGATATTGAAATCATTAAATGTAGATCTTTATGAACTACGAAAAGAAATTGAAGTAGCCGTAAAGGATAAGACCGGAAAAAATATTGCGAACATCAATTCGTTGCCGCTTACCAAGCAGGCAGAAAAAGTAATACGGATTACAGTACTGGAAGCCAAAGCACATAAAAGCGCTATGGTTGAAAGCGAACATCTGATGCTTTCTATTTTAAAGAACAAAGAAAATATTGCTACACAAATATTAAATCAATTTGACGTGGACTATGATATTTTTAAAAACGAACTGGGCTTTGTAACAAGCAATCCTCCGGCTGCAGAGTTTTCTGAAGAAAATGAAGATGATTTTGATGAAGAAAGGAAACAATATGGTCAGCAACAAAGAGCACAAAAAGGAGGAGCGCCTAATCAACCTAAAACAAAAACTCCGGTGCTGGATAATTTCGGCAGAGATATCACCAGGCTGGCGGAGAACAATGCGTTGGATCCGATCGTAGGTAGAGAAAATGAAATCGAGAGAGTTTCTCAGATTCTGTCTCGCCGTAAAAAGAATAACCCGATCCTGATTGGTGAACCTGGTGTGGGTAAAACAGCCATTGTGGAAGGCTTAGCACTGCGTATCGTACAAAGAAAAGTATCAAGAGTATTATTTGATAAGAGAGTTGTTTCATTGGATTTGGCTGCGCTGGTGGCCGGAACAAAATACCGTGGACAATTCGAAGAAAGAATGAAAGCGATCATGAATGAACTGGAAAAGAACAGGGATGTTATTTTGTTCATTGATGAGATACATACAATTGTTGGTGCCGGTGGTGCCAGTGGCTCATTAGATGCAAGTAATATATTTAAACCTGCATTGGCCCGTGGAGAATTACAATGCATCGGTGCCTCTACTTTGGATGAATATCGTATGCATATTGAAAAAGATGGAGCCTTGGATAGACGTTTCCAAAAAGTAATTGTTGATCAACCTTCGGTAGAAGAAACAATACAAATATTGGCTAATATCAAAAGTAAATACGAAGATTATCATAATGTAACATACAGCGAACAGGCGATTGATGCTTGTGTGAAATTGAGCGAACGCTACATGACGGATAGATTGTTACCTGATAAAGCGATCGATGTGATGGATGAAGTGGGAGCAAGAAAGCATATCAAGAATATTAATGTGCCCGAAGATGTGATCGAATTAGAAAAAAAGATAGAGGACATTAAGTTGGAAAAGAATAAAGTAGTTAAAAGCCAACGTTTTGAGGAAGCGGCTTCTTTGAGAGATAGTGAAAAGCGTTTGCAGGAAGAACTCGAAAAGGCAAAAGCTGATTGGGAAGAAGAAAGTAAGCATAAACGTTACCCAATTGAAGAAGAAGATATTGCTGAAGTGATCAGTATGATGACCGGCATACCTGTAAAAAGAATGGTACAGGCTGAAACAGACAAGTTGCGCAGAATGGGTGATGACCTGAAAGGTGCTGTAATTGGTCAGGAAGATGCGATTTCTAAAGTAGTGAAAGCCATTCAGCGAAACAGGGTTGGCTTAAAAGATCCTAAAAAACCGGTGGGTACATTTATATTCTTAGGTCCTACAGGTGTGGGTAAAACAGAGTTAGCAAGAGCATTATCCAGACAAATGTTTGATAATGAAGATTCGTTGATACGTATCGACATGAGTGAATACATGGAAAAATTCACAGTAAGTCGTTTGATAGGGGCCCCTCCGGGATATGTTGGATATGAAGAAGGTGGGCAACTAACTGAAAGGGTTAGACGTAAACCATACAGTGTTATTTTGTTGGATGAAATAGAAAAGGCACATCCGGATATTTACAATATTCTGTTGCAGGTATTAGATGACGGACAGTTAACCGATGGATTAGGTAGAAAGATCGATTTTAAAAATACGTTGATCATCATGACATCTAACATTGGGGTACGTCAATTGAAAGATTTCGGTGAAGGAGTGGGGTTTGCCACAGCTTCAAGAATTCAGAATGCAGATGAAAATAATAAAGCGGTAATTGAAAAAGCATTGAAACGTACATTCAGTCCTGAGTTCTTAAATAGAATAGATGATGTGATCATATTCAATTCATTGACCAAAGAAAATATCTTCGATATTATTGATATCCTGATGAAAGGAGTTATGAAGCGTTTGGTTAATCTTGGTTTTTCAATGGAATTAACTTTGGAAGCAAAAGAATTCATTGCAGATAAAGGATACGACTCTCAATTCGGTGCAAGACCTTTACATAGAGCCATCCAAAAATATCTGGAAGATCCTTTGGCAGAAGAAATATTGAATATGCAAGTAAAGGAAGGAGATACTTTAATAGCTGACCTGGATAAAGAAAAGGAAAAAATAATATTTACTTTAAAAAACAGCGGAGAGAAAAAGAAAGAAGCTAAATCTTCAGAAGCATAA
- the cmk gene encoding (d)CMP kinase — MTFVLMNKKIIITIDGWSSCGKSTVAKQLAKKLGYVYIDSGAMYRAITLFFLRNHINWADKQAVTAALKNITIDFEYNEKSQQSEILLNEENVEYLIRDLVVAEKVSEVATIKEVREFAVAQQQKMGEKKGIVMDGRDIGTTVFPNAELKIFMTADITTRVERRFKEMIEKNPNITFEEVKKNLEMRDYIDSNREISPLRKAADAIELDNTSLTIEEQLNFALKLAKEIVIQ, encoded by the coding sequence ATGACTTTTGTATTAATGAATAAAAAGATCATAATAACAATTGACGGTTGGTCGTCTTGTGGCAAAAGTACTGTTGCTAAACAGTTGGCAAAGAAATTAGGCTATGTGTACATAGACAGTGGTGCTATGTACAGAGCGATCACATTGTTTTTTCTTAGAAATCATATTAATTGGGCGGATAAACAGGCCGTTACAGCGGCTTTAAAAAATATTACAATAGATTTTGAATACAACGAAAAATCCCAGCAGTCGGAAATTTTGCTTAATGAAGAGAATGTAGAATACCTGATCAGAGACTTGGTGGTAGCAGAAAAGGTTAGTGAAGTGGCAACAATCAAAGAAGTTAGAGAGTTTGCCGTGGCACAACAGCAGAAAATGGGAGAGAAAAAGGGTATTGTCATGGATGGTAGGGATATAGGAACGACAGTTTTCCCAAATGCTGAACTAAAAATATTTATGACAGCCGATATTACTACCAGGGTAGAAAGACGGTTCAAAGAAATGATAGAAAAAAATCCTAATATAACTTTTGAAGAAGTGAAAAAAAACCTGGAAATGAGAGACTACATTGACTCAAACCGGGAGATAAGTCCGCTGCGGAAAGCGGCAGATGCTATTGAATTAGATAACACCTCACTCACTATAGAAGAGCAATTAAACTTCGCTCTTAAGTTGGCAAAAGAAATTGTCATACAATAA